In Pseudomonadota bacterium, the following are encoded in one genomic region:
- the hxsC gene encoding His-Xaa-Ser system radical SAM maturase HxsC — protein sequence MKKITGIPLLDINNHIIGKITYKPIKHSLRQDFIFVANGEKLESGYAAILVTKRNRDPKGTTILCNLEDIKYLNTGDVVSIEPNGNINVLYKKNSVGNVLLVTERCNCSCIMCPQSLVTKEDDKSPFIFKIISLIDNNTQLLGITGGEPTLIGDKLIDIITACKQRLPKTKLIMLTNGIKLENFDYVKKIVMVQHPDLTIDIPLYADTDTEHNNIIGANGFYKTIQGLYNLARFKQKIGIRIVIHKLNYKRLPQLAEFIYHNFPFVFHIAFMQMETMEVAKKNIDILWIDPYDYNEQLEKAVTYLWKRGMNVSIYNAQLCVLPKNLWRYTRKSISSWKNIYLEECGKCDYLENCGGFFASSLELHSQHIEIIKKN from the coding sequence ATGAAAAAAATAACTGGTATACCGTTATTAGATATAAACAATCATATAATAGGTAAAATAACTTATAAACCGATTAAACATTCCTTAAGGCAAGATTTTATTTTTGTGGCAAATGGTGAAAAGTTAGAATCTGGTTATGCAGCAATTCTTGTCACCAAACGGAATCGTGACCCTAAAGGAACAACTATATTATGTAACCTTGAAGATATTAAATATCTTAATACTGGGGATGTGGTTTCGATAGAACCAAATGGAAATATCAATGTTTTATATAAAAAAAATTCTGTTGGTAACGTTCTTCTTGTTACAGAACGTTGCAATTGTTCTTGTATTATGTGTCCACAGTCTTTAGTTACAAAAGAGGATGATAAAAGCCCATTTATTTTTAAAATTATTTCCTTGATTGATAATAATACACAGTTATTGGGGATTACTGGTGGTGAACCTACACTAATAGGGGATAAATTGATAGATATAATAACAGCCTGCAAACAAAGACTACCAAAAACTAAATTAATCATGCTAACAAACGGTATTAAACTGGAAAATTTTGATTATGTTAAAAAAATTGTGATGGTTCAACATCCAGACCTCACTATCGATATTCCACTTTATGCTGACACCGATACAGAACATAACAATATCATTGGGGCAAATGGATTTTATAAAACAATACAAGGTTTATATAACCTTGCTCGCTTCAAACAAAAAATCGGTATAAGAATTGTTATCCATAAATTGAATTATAAGAGACTCCCCCAGTTAGCAGAATTTATTTATCATAATTTTCCATTTGTATTTCATATAGCTTTTATGCAAATGGAAACAATGGAAGTGGCGAAAAAAAATATAGACATACTATGGATAGACCCCTATGATTACAATGAACAACTCGAAAAAGCTGTTACGTATCTCTGGAAACGAGGTATGAATGTATCTATATATAATGCTCAACTGTGTGTATTGCCAAAAAATCTTTGGAGATATACAAGAAAATCAATCTCCTCTTGGAAAAACATATATCTTGAAGAATGCGGAAAATGTGATTATCTGGAAAATTGTGGTGGATTTTTCGCTTCATCGCTTGAACTACATAGTCAACATATTGAAATCATAAAGAAAAATTAA